The following proteins are co-located in the Xanthocytophaga agilis genome:
- a CDS encoding response regulator transcription factor, whose protein sequence is MKKIRVILIDDERSARAELRTALLPHPDFEIIAEASNADEAKDQIETLQPDLLFLDIQMPEKSGFDLLESLNRVPLVIFTTAFDQYAVQAFEINALDYLTKPIREERFAKALERIRDRIQTDTMVHQMTTAESTRLTADQQLFVKDGVHYYFIRVGDISLIESLENYSRIYFNTKKTYQKRSLNQWEELLDATLFFRISRTHIVNRSYIKDVHRLPKGKLQLELTTGQRLDVSSRQSIKFKKINSL, encoded by the coding sequence ATGAAAAAAATCCGTGTTATACTGATTGATGATGAACGTTCGGCACGTGCAGAATTAAGAACGGCATTGCTTCCTCATCCTGATTTTGAAATCATAGCAGAGGCAAGCAATGCAGATGAGGCAAAGGATCAGATTGAAACACTGCAGCCTGACTTGCTTTTTCTAGATATTCAAATGCCCGAAAAGTCCGGTTTTGATCTGCTGGAATCGCTGAATCGGGTACCTCTTGTCATCTTTACTACCGCATTTGATCAGTATGCAGTACAGGCGTTTGAAATCAATGCTCTGGACTACCTGACAAAACCTATACGGGAAGAACGATTTGCCAAAGCTCTGGAACGAATACGAGACAGAATTCAGACCGATACAATGGTGCATCAGATGACAACTGCAGAAAGCACACGGCTGACTGCTGATCAGCAACTATTTGTCAAGGATGGGGTGCATTATTATTTTATACGTGTAGGCGACATTTCGCTTATTGAGTCACTGGAAAATTATTCACGCATTTATTTCAATACTAAAAAAACATATCAGAAACGATCACTGAATCAGTGGGAGGAACTGCTTGACGCTACGTTGTTCTTCCGGATTAGCCGCACCCATATTGTAAACCGTTCCTATATTAAAGATGTCCATCGTTTACCCAAAGGAAAACTTCAACTGGAACTGACGACAGGTCAGCGACTGGATGTATCGAGTCGACAGTCAATCAAATTCAAAAAGATAAATAGCTTATAA
- a CDS encoding CocE/NonD family hydrolase produces MKTLHIYLQLVKVLCISLLTVSSGITQSFVCPNISLSDTLTTGKIMADFSRNVLSHYTSQQDTNPSDYLNTAFRLQILAGEYKQALQSLKACRQLATTRWTIGTLYLQYEVYTYSRMQQSQTKQSFTDTFTQTFRQYVEAMDNQTLLLNERAFLNDIQPFERDWQQEVSQLKDRDSLSLTEAVRLCKSYFLYEVHRQMIPIARKLLKEQDDKRYDIQDNVLIPTKDGARLWAIVARPKNSTEPKPTALAYTIYADMRNITQAKNAAAHGYIGVVAHTRGKGLSTDAIVPYEMESKDVNEVIDWIIRQPWSNKEVGMYGGSYNGFAQWAAAKHLHPALKTIVPYAAAIPGKGLPMENNVFINANYGWAFHVTNNKYMDNTIYTTPQRWRKMMNSWYESGKPYNKIDSIEGQPNPWLQKWLLHPAFDAYWQNMVPYQKDFSGITIPVLSITGYYDDGQISALHYLKEHYKYNPHAEHYLLIGPYDHVGSQRQGAAVLRGYAIDSVAYINTPELTFQWMDYIFYHKPKPAILKDKINYEVMGVNEWRHAPSIEKMHNMLQSFYLSTEKAGDYYRLTTQKPAKTEFLTQTIDMADRSTSHNDYYPDPIIRKELDVSDGLAFISEPFTEPVSVDGIFSGNLKIRINKKDVDVGVVLYEVLPSGEFFHLSYYLGRASYARDMSKRQLLRPDKIESVPFERTRMVSRQLRKGSRLLVILNVNKNPFAQINYGTGKDVSQEDIQDAKDPLQIHWYTDSMIQIPMRK; encoded by the coding sequence ATGAAAACGCTACACATCTATTTACAACTCGTAAAAGTCCTTTGTATCAGTCTCCTGACTGTTTCATCCGGAATAACTCAATCCTTTGTGTGTCCGAATATTAGCCTATCAGATACCCTGACTACAGGAAAAATTATGGCTGATTTTTCACGCAATGTCCTTTCACACTACACAAGTCAGCAGGATACTAATCCATCAGATTACCTGAATACAGCTTTTCGCCTCCAGATCCTTGCCGGAGAATACAAACAAGCTCTTCAATCTCTGAAAGCGTGTCGACAGCTAGCTACTACCCGATGGACTATAGGTACACTCTATCTACAATATGAAGTGTATACATATAGTCGTATGCAGCAATCTCAGACAAAACAGTCTTTCACGGATACATTTACCCAAACATTCCGCCAATATGTTGAGGCGATGGATAACCAAACACTGCTTCTCAATGAGAGAGCATTTTTAAATGATATACAACCCTTTGAAAGAGACTGGCAACAGGAAGTTTCTCAGCTAAAAGACAGAGACAGCCTTTCGCTGACTGAAGCTGTTCGGTTATGCAAGTCCTACTTTTTGTATGAAGTACATAGACAAATGATACCAATAGCCCGAAAACTACTGAAAGAGCAGGATGACAAACGGTATGACATCCAAGACAATGTACTTATTCCTACGAAAGATGGTGCCAGACTATGGGCAATTGTTGCCAGACCCAAAAACAGTACAGAACCCAAGCCTACAGCACTGGCCTATACTATCTATGCAGACATGCGAAATATCACACAAGCTAAAAATGCGGCTGCTCATGGATATATTGGGGTCGTAGCCCATACCAGAGGAAAAGGGCTAAGTACGGATGCTATAGTGCCTTACGAAATGGAAAGTAAGGATGTGAATGAAGTGATTGACTGGATCATCCGGCAGCCCTGGAGTAACAAAGAAGTAGGGATGTATGGGGGGAGTTATAATGGATTTGCTCAATGGGCAGCAGCCAAACATCTGCATCCTGCCCTTAAAACCATCGTTCCCTATGCAGCAGCGATTCCAGGAAAAGGATTACCCATGGAAAACAATGTTTTCATCAATGCCAATTATGGCTGGGCATTTCATGTCACAAACAACAAGTATATGGACAATACCATCTATACTACTCCGCAACGCTGGCGAAAAATGATGAATAGCTGGTACGAAAGCGGCAAGCCTTACAATAAGATAGATAGTATAGAGGGTCAGCCCAATCCATGGTTGCAAAAGTGGCTGTTACATCCTGCATTTGATGCCTACTGGCAGAACATGGTACCCTATCAAAAGGACTTCTCCGGAATTACGATCCCTGTCCTTTCTATTACAGGTTACTATGATGATGGACAAATCTCTGCACTCCACTACCTGAAAGAACATTACAAATACAACCCGCACGCAGAGCATTATCTGCTGATAGGTCCTTATGACCATGTCGGCTCACAACGACAAGGAGCTGCTGTTTTACGTGGATATGCAATTGATTCCGTAGCCTATATCAATACCCCTGAACTCACTTTTCAATGGATGGATTATATATTCTATCACAAACCCAAACCTGCCATACTGAAGGACAAGATTAATTATGAAGTGATGGGAGTCAATGAGTGGCGACATGCACCTTCGATAGAAAAGATGCATAATATGCTACAGAGCTTTTATCTGTCAACAGAAAAAGCAGGAGACTATTACCGACTCACTACACAGAAACCTGCCAAAACAGAGTTCCTGACTCAGACGATAGACATGGCAGATAGGTCCACCTCTCACAACGACTATTATCCGGACCCTATCATTCGGAAAGAACTCGATGTATCGGATGGGTTAGCCTTTATCAGTGAGCCATTTACGGAACCGGTTTCAGTGGATGGGATATTTTCGGGCAATCTCAAGATCCGTATCAACAAAAAAGATGTGGATGTAGGAGTAGTCTTGTATGAAGTACTTCCCTCAGGTGAGTTCTTTCATCTTTCCTATTATCTGGGGCGTGCCAGTTATGCCAGGGACATGAGTAAACGCCAGCTTCTCAGACCTGACAAAATAGAAAGTGTTCCTTTTGAACGTACCCGTATGGTATCACGGCAACTGCGTAAAGGAAGTCGCTTATTGGTAATACTTAATGTAAATAAAAATCCGTTTGCTCAGATTAATTATGGCACCGGAAAAGATGTGAGTCAGGAAGATATACAGGATGCAAAAGATCCTTTACAAATCCACTGGTATACAGATAGTATGATTCAAAT